A single Cucumis melo cultivar AY chromosome 4, USDA_Cmelo_AY_1.0, whole genome shotgun sequence DNA region contains:
- the LOC103490012 gene encoding inactive protein kinase SELMODRAFT_444075, translating to MSRDLKRGKQDKGSDDVQKVIVAVKASKEIPKTALVWALTHVVQIGDCITLLVVVPSQSSGRKFWGFPRFAGDCASGHKKAHSGTSSELKCDITDSCSQMILQLHDVYDPNKINVKIKIVSGSPSGAVAAEAKRAQASWVVLDKQLKHEEKCCMEELQCNIVVMKRSQPKVLRLNLVGSPKKEPEVPSPSPSDIDEGSESHQKENTDPLDFIRGPVVTPSSSPELGTPFTATEAGTSSVSSSDPGTSPFFNSEMNGDTKKEELFVIKENKELDAASSDSDIENLSVSSASLRFQPWMTEFLSSHLQSSQHISGRSQRCDDRNQASTRNSFLLKSSKHDRESSIGMSSHRSDNDFHGDVRDAVSLSRNTPPGPPPLCSICQHKAPVFGKPPRWFSYAELELATGGFSQANFLAEGGYGSVHRGVLPDGQVVAVKQHKLASSQGDLEFCSEVEVLSCAQHRNVVMLIGFCIEEKRRLLVYEYICNGSLDSHLYGRQQESLEWSARQKIAVGAARGLRYLHEECRVGCIVHRDMRPNNILITHDFEPLVGDFGLARWQPDGDTGVETRVIGTFGYLAPEYAQSGQITEKADVYSFGVVLVELITGRKAVDLSRPKGQQCLTEWARPLLDEFLIDELIDPRLGNSFAEHEVYCMLHAASLCIRRDPNARPRMSQVLRILEGDLVMDANYLSTPGYDVGNRSGRMWTEQQQQAQNYSGLLSDETVERFNEKVCVESLRPGYWERDKTRRTSSGSAL from the exons ATGAGTCGGGATCTGAAGCGAGGAAAGCAGGACAAAGGTTCTGATGATGTCCAGAAGGTGATTGTTGCAGTGAAGGCTTCCAAAGAAATTCCTAAAACTGCACTGGTTTGGGCGTTGACTCATGTTGTTCAAATTGGAGATTGCATAACTCTGTTGGTTGTTGTCCCTTCTCAAAGCTCTG GTAGAAAATTCTGGGGTTTTCCGAGATTTGCTGGGGATTGTGCAAGTGGTCACAAGAAAGCTCATTCTGGAACAAGCTCGGAGCTGAAATGTGATATTACTGATTCCTGTTCACAGATGATCCTTCAGCTTCATGATGTTTATGATCCAAATAAG ataaatgtgaaaattaaaattgtttcgGGGTCACCAAGTGGGGCTGTAGCTGCTGAGGCCAAGAGAGCTCAAGCTAGCTGGGTTGTATTGGACAA ACAGCTCAAACACGAGGAGAAATGTTGCATGGAAGAGTTACAGTGCAACATTGTGGTAATGAAACGATCACAACCAAAagttcttcgtttgaacctggTTGGGTCTCCAAAGAAGGAACCAGAAGTTCCCTCTCCGTCACCTTCTGATATAGATGAAGGGTCTGAAAGCCATCAAAAAGAAAATACTGATCCTCTAGATTTCATACGGGGACCAGTTGTGACTCCCAGTAGCAGTCCAGAATTGGGCACACCTTTTACCGCTACTGAAGCTGGAACATCATCAGTGTCAAGCTCAGATCCTGGAACTTCACCATTTTTCAACTCTGAAATGAATGGAGACACAAAGAAGGAGGAATTGTTTGTTATAAAGGAGAATAAAGAACTTGATGCTGCTAGTTCAGACTCAGATATTGAGAATTTATCTGTGTCGTCTGCAAGTTTAAGATTCCAACCATGGATGACAGAGTTTCTAAGTTCTCATCTTCAATCCTCACAACACATTAGTGGAAGATCACAGAGATGTGATGATAGGAATCAAGCGTCAACAAGAAATTCTTTTCTACTGAAGTCTTCTAAACATGACAGAGAATCAAGTATTGGAATGTCAAGCCATAGAAGTGACAATGATTTTCATGGGGACGTACGAGATGCAGTTTCATTATCCAGGAACACGCCACCAGGCCCTCCTCCATTATGTTCAATATGCCAACACAAGGCACCGGTTTTTGGAAAGCCTCCAAGGTGGTTCAGCTATGCTGAGCTGGAGCTTGCTACCGGTGGATTTTCACAAGCTAACTTTTTGGCTGAAGGAGGTTATGGATCTGTTCACAGAGGGGTACTCCCAGATGGACAGGTGGTCGCTGTCAAGCAGCACAAACTAGCTAGTTCTCAGGGAGACCTTGAATTTTGTTCAGAAGTCGAAGTTCTTAGCTGTGCACAGCATCGAAACGTTGTTATGTTGATTGGCTTTTGTATAGAGGAGAAGAGAAGGTTGTTGGTGTATGAATACATCTGCAATGGTTCATTGGATTCTCATTTATATG GACGCCAACAAGAGTCACTTGAATGGTCTGCACGGCAAAAAATTGCTGTGGGAGCTGCAAGGGGGTTACGATATCTCCACGAAGAATGTAGAGTTGGTTGCATTGTTCATCGAGATATGCGGCCAAACAACATTCTTATCACACATGATTTTGAACCACTA GTTGGAGATTTTGGCCTTGCAAGGTGGCAGCCTGACGGAGATACCGGTGTTGAAACAAGAGTTATCGGAACATTTGG GTATTTGGCTCCAGAATATGCTCAAAGTGGCCAAATCACAGAAAAAGCTGATGTTTATTCCTTCGGGGTGGTACTGGTGGAGCTAATTACTGGAAGAAAAGCCGTCGACCTTAGTCGGCCGAAAGGTCAACAGTGTCTCACTGAATGG GCGCGCCCCCTGCTGGATGAATTTCTCATTGATGAACTAATTGATCCAAGGCTAGGAAATAGCTTTGCAGAGCATGAAGTGTACTGTATGCTGCATGCTGCATCATTATGCATCCGAAGAGATCCCAACGCAAGGCCTCGTATGTCACAG GTTTTGCGGATTCTGGAAGGCGACCTCGTCATGGATGCTAATTACTTGTCCACTCCCGGATACGATGTGGGAAACCGGAGTGGTCGGATGTGGACTGAGCAACAGCAGCAGGCACAAAACTACAGTGGCTTGTTATCGGACGAGACTGTAGAAAGGTTCAATGAAAAGGTGTGTGTTGAAAGTTTAAGACCAGGTTACTGGGAAAGAGACAAGACAAGGAGGACTTCAAGTGGAAGTGCATTGTAA
- the LOC103490013 gene encoding PRA1 family protein F2-like: MTNYGTIPTSSAAAANLEYISRAKQRFKDGLGHRRPWRQIADYRSFALPSNLHDTLSRIKFNLAYFRMNYAIVVLVILFLSLLWHPISLLVLFLMLSLWLFLYFLRDQPLILAGRVIEDWIILLILSLLTIGFLFLTNATPNILIALLVGAAVVLAHAAVRKTDNLYLDEEEATGLIAPGS, from the coding sequence ATGACCAATTACGGCACCATTCCCACCTCTTCCGCCGCCGCCGCCAACCTCGAATACATCTCCCGCGCCAAACAGCGTTTCAAAGACGGCCTCGGTCACCGCCGTCCATGGCGTCAAATCGCCGACTATCGCTCCTTCGCTCTCCCTTCTAACCTCCACGACACTCTCTCTCGCATCAAATTCAACCTCGCTTACTTCCGTATGAACTACGCCATTGTCGTCCTCGTTATCCTCTTCCTCTCCCTCCTCTGGCATCCTATTTCTCTCCTCGTCCTCTTCCTCATGTTATCTCTCTGGCTTTTCCTCTACTTCCTCCGCGATCAGCCTCTCATTCTGGCCGGCCGCGTTATTGAAGATTGGATCATTCTCCTCATCCTCTCCCTTCTCACCATCGGATTCTTGTTCTTGACTAACGCTACTCCCAACATTCTCATCGCTTTGCTCGTTGGCGCTGCCGTTGTTTTGGCTCACGCGGCTGTTAGGAAGACCGATAATCTTTACTTGGATGAAGAAGAAGCTACTGGATTGATTGCGCCTGGATCGTGA
- the LOC103490014 gene encoding phospholipase D alpha 4 produces MAMEVKQKFFHGTLEVTVFHATAYTPPSPLDCLFAGGKRSYVTIKIDNKEVAQTSHEHDRVWNQTFRVLCAYPLTSTITITLKTARSVLGKFYIQAQQILKEASFINGFFPLLMENGKPSPELKLRFMLWFKPAVYELSWKKMLGNGEYKGLRNATFPLRSNCHVTLYQDAHHLPTFQPPFHGSSTPRRLWEDVYKAIDNAKHLVYIAGWSFNPKMVLVRDSQTDIPYALGVKLGELLKQKAEEGVAVRILIWDDETSLPIIKNAGIMNTHDEDARAYFLHSKVICRLCPKLHPMSPPIFSHHQKIIIVDAQTHINAQNREIMSFIGGLDLCDGRYDTEQHSLFHTLNTESHCRDFYQTSISGAKLQKGGPREPWHDVHACVTGEAAWDILTNFEQRWTKQSDASLLVPTSILLKLMPQLESNTNPQKDWNVQVFRSIDHLSASQMFRNMTIERTIHEAYVEAIRRAERFIYIENQYFIGGCHFWDRDQHCGCTNLIPIEIALKVANKIKARERFAVYIVIPMWPEGSPESESVEDMLHWTRQTMTMMYRLIGEAIQETGEKAHPRDYLNFFCLANREEERKWDFIPPHSPQHATQYWNAQQHRRFMIYVHSKVMIVDDLYILIGSANVNQRSMDGERDTEIAIGCYQIENDEEELPNGRDISRFRLSLWYEHTRGFEEVFLNPESLKCVQRVRSIGDKSWKIYSGEEVEDMKGVHLVTYPVKVKEDGTMEDLEENGGHFPDTKCAIKGRRSMMLPPIFTT; encoded by the exons ATGGCAATGGAGGTAAAGCAAAAGTTCTTCCACGGAACGCTTGAGGTTACCGTCTTTCATGCAACGGCATACACGCCCCCTTCACCATTGGAT TGCCTATTTGCTGGTGGCAAGCGTAGCTATGTGACAATTAAGATAGACAACAAGGAGGTTGCCCAGACAAGCCATGAACATGACCGTGTTTGGAACCAGACATTCCGAGTTCTATGTGCATATCCATTGACTTCTACCATCACCATTACATTGAAAACAGCTCGTTCTGTCTTGGGTAAATTCTATATCCAAGCCCAACAGATTTTGAAAGAAGCAAGTTTTATCAATGGCTTCTTTCCACTTCTTATGGAAAATGGGAAGCCAAGTCCGGAGCTCAAACTTCGATTCATGTTGTGGTTTAAACCAGCAGTATATGAATTAAGCTGGAAAAAGATGCTGGGAAATGGAGAATACAAGGGGCTGAGAAATGCAACATTTCCTTTAAGGTCCAACTGTCATGTGACACTATATCAAGATGCTCACCACCTCCCTacttttcaacctccatttcaTGGTTCAAGTACACCAAGAAGGCTATGGGAAGATGTATACAAGGCCATAGATAATGCAAAGCATTTAGTTTACATTGCAGGATGGTCCTTCAATCCAAAGATGGTGCTG GTAAGGGACTCTCAGACTGATATACCCTATGCTTTAGGAGTAAAGCTTGGAGAGTTGTTGAAGCAGAAGGCAGAGGAAGGAGTAGCTGTGAGAATACTGATTTGGGATGATGAAACATCTCTTCCCATCATCAAGAATGCCGGGATAATGAACACACATGATGAAGATGCTCGAGCATATTTCTTGCACTCAAAAGTCATATGTAGGTTGTGCCCCAAACTGCATCCTATGTCTCCACCAATTTTCTCTCATCATCAGAAAATCATAATCGTAGATGCTCAAACTCACATCAATGCACAAAACAGGGAGATCATGAGTTTCATTGGTGGTTTAGATCTTTGTGATGGTCGCTACGACACAGAACAACATTCATTGTTCCATACTTTGAACACAGAATCCCACTGTCGTGATTTCTACCAGACGAGTATATCAGGTGCCAAACTTCAAAAAGGAGGGCCAAGAGAGCCATGGCATGATGTTCACGCTTGTGTAACAGGTGAAGCTGCTTGGGATATATTAACAAACTTTGAGCAACGATGGACTAAGCAATCGGATGCTTCGTTGTTAGTACCGACGAGCATCTTATTAAAATTGATGCCCCAACTCGAATCAAACACAAACCCACAAAAGGATTGGAATGTGCAAGTTTTTCGATCAATTGACCATTTGTCTGCCAGTCAAATGTTCAGAAACATGACCATTGAACGAACCATCCACGAAGCTTATGTTGAAGCTATCAGGCGAGCCGAGAGATTTATTTACATCGAAAACCAATACTTTATTGGAGGGTGTCACTTTTGGGACAGAGATCAACACTGTGGATGCACAAATTTGATACCGATCGAGATTGCACTCAAGGTGGCTAATAAGATCAAGGCAAGGGAGAGGTTTGCAGTTTACATAGTGATTCCTATGTGGCCAGAAGGATCACCAGAGAGTGAATCGGTTGAGGATATGCTACATTGGACAAGGCAGACAATGACAATGATGTATAGACTGATTGGAGAAGCAATCCAAGAAACTGGGGAAAAGGCCCATCCAAGAGATTACTTAAATTTCTTTTGCCTTGCAAACagagaggaagagagaaagTGGGACTTTATTCCCCCACACAGTCCCCAACATGCAACACAGTACTGGAATGCCCAACAACATCGGAGGTTCATGATCTACGTCCATTCCAAGGTCATGATAG TGGACGATTTGTACATTCTGATTGGATCCGCAAACGTAAACCAGAGGTCCATGGACGGAGAGCGAGATACAGAGATAGCAATCGGATGCTACCAAATAGAAAACGACGAAGAAGAGTTACCCAATGGAAGAGACATTTCAAGATTCCGGTTGTCGCTTTGGTACGAACATACACGAGGATTCGAAGAAGTGTTCTTAAACCCAGAAAGTTTGAAATGCGTTCAAAGGGTTCGTTCGATAGGAGATAAATCGTGGAAAATTTACAGTGGAGAAGAAGTTGAAGATATGAAAGGGGTTCATCTGGTAACGTACCCTGTGAAGGTGAAAGAAGATGGAACGATGGAGGATTTGGAAGAAAATGGAGGCCATTTTCCTGATACGAAATGCGCAATTAAAGGAAGAAGATCAATGATGTTGCCACCCATTTTCACAACCTAG